The following nucleotide sequence is from Aspergillus nidulans FGSC A4 chromosome I.
ACTGCTTGACCGGAGCCTCGGTGCAGCGAAGATCCGGGAAGGACCATCTAAGCAAGGACGGTATAATCGACGTGCCGCCCCTTCGTCGATCCGAACTTACTTCTAGGTGGCATTCTCATTGCCAGGCCAAGCTGCTCAGAGCAATAAAGTGGACTGATCTAGAGAGGTTCCACCCCGTCTCAGAGAGAGCGAATTCGAGGTAGAACACTCACCGACTATTATTCGAGTTGCAGCGGAAGCAGGACAGCAAAGGATCAAGAAAGCTAAGCCACCTCTGCAGACGTGTCTCTTGCAGGTGGATGATATGCAGGGTAAAAAGGGACCGTTTGCCAAGGAAGCAGTCCCTGAGCTTGCAGGATGATTGGGATATCGCCGATTCCTTGGTCGCCTATCGATGGTTAGTCACTTATAGGCTGTCTGATATCTCTGAGATTAGCTAGGCAAGTCTCTTCGAAGCTGCGGTACGGCTCCAGAGCTAGGAATTCGCAGTTATCACAAGAGAAAGTCTAGACAATGACTTGAGGGGCTCCCGAAAAGTTGGTTGGCGGGATGGTCCGCTTTACCGCTCAAAGTTCGGTTTGCCGACTCTAACCGGATCAGGACGGGAAGGAGATACCTAAGACCCCAGACGGTGAAGACATGAAACAGCTATGATTGCAGAGGATTTACGGCCTACCCACCTGTTACTACGCCCGTTGCCCAGCATAAATTTCGGGCCCACGTGTCCTGTAACCACGTTGTAAGCCACAAGAGCTAGTATGCTAAGAAAAGTGTGTGGAAGAAATATCTGCAGGCCAGGGGGCGTATTAGTTTAATGCACCCTGGTTATATATGAAGCAACCACGATGatcttcatcgccaataTCCGAGTCTCCGACCAAGTCTGAGAGGAGGGTCAGACGGAAGTCCGTGGCTGTTCGAGTTAGCTGAGTTCTTCTCTAGAACTTCAACCACCGTACTGTATACAAACCTTTTTTGGGGCTCTACCTGAGAACGTTATAAAAGGCTCAAGatccgccttcttctgccaGTCCTCTGCAACCACATCCGCAACGCAACCGCGACAGACAGTCTCAGTCAAACTCCAAGCTTTGATCTCAAACCGACAACATGAAAGGCCTCCAGATCCTCGTCTcatccatcctcgccttgGGGGCTCTGGCAGATCCCTCCGCACAGATGGACAAGAGAGCTGACCGCGGTTCCTACACCGTCTCCGGACTTGGCCAGCGCAAGCAGGCTATCCTGGACGCGGGTGGGAACACTCTTGATCTCGCCATCGCCATGCTTGAGACGTAAGCTAGCCTCTATTGTCATATTATAACAGATCACCGGGTATTGACCAATTCAGTGAGGGAATGACCACCGACTACGTCTACGGTGATGCGAAGACCAGGGATGCTGCCAACTTCGGCCTTTTCAAGCAGAACTGGGGCTTGCTGCGCGTCTGCGCTGATCGGGCTGGCTTTGTCGGCCAGTCC
It contains:
- a CDS encoding uncharacterized protein (transcript_id=CADANIAT00007630); this translates as MKGLQILVSSILALGALADPSAQMDKRADRGSYTVSGLGQRKQAILDAGGNTLDLAIAMLETSPGIDQFSEGMTTDYVYGDAKTRDAANFGLFKQNWGLLRVCADRAGFVGQSEDDFFGLASKIYPLTQVSVPSSDVYADVASRWDCQEHYGEQKWFAGHRNGESGLNNPNTQDINNYKNAVYWIKEQIDSNPAHKSDDTRFWVDVVAI